The genomic DNA ACGGACGTTACGCAGGGCGTAGGTACGGGCAATAATTGCTTGAGCTTCTAAGGATGCTGTCGGTGCTTTCGTGCCAATTTCATAGGGAACGACTCCCCGCAGATATGTTTCTAAAGGTACTTGATTGACTAAGGAATAAGTCCCATAAGCATTGGGTTGTAAGTTTAACCGTCCTGCATAAAGACGGTTATTATTGGCTTTTTCGCTATCATTGACGCGAATTAGATTTTTCGTGGTGGTAATTTCTAAATACTTATCGCTGTAACGCTTACCGTTAATTTCCCAACTGACTCGCGGTATTTGTTCAAGAATTTGGGTATCTAAATATGGCAACTTCTGTCCCGATACTTCTATGCTTCTGAGTAACAAGCGCCGTAGCAAAGGACTGCTATACACTTCTCGTTTAGCCCAGACTTGCCAGCCGTCGGGTTGACTTATTTCTACCTCTATTCCCTGGTCACGCCAGTTTTTGGCACTGTCTTCTGCGGTTTCAAAGGTGCGAAAATCTCCTAAAACTACTACCTCTTGGACTTTGGGTTGAGGCAAAGTTTCCATGACTGTTTCCAGTTCTATGGGGTTGGCTGTGACTAGGGTTTGTGGCTTATTGTTAACTGAAAATTGTAGTTTTAAGCGATCGCCTGGAGTCGGTGTTAACTTGAGTTTGTCTGTTGGTGTGTCTCCAAATCTCTGGATAATGCCAATTTGTAGTTCTACATCTGGGTGACTTTGAACAGGACTTGATGCAGCAGTCAATCCTATCAGGCAGAAAGTAGTGGCTAATTTGTAGGAAGAACGCCAGAAAAATATTTTCATGAAAACTCGATTTTTCTCCCACAGTGAGGCTTTGGGACAGATTTTAACTGATTTTAGAGCGTTTTGTTTATGCTGTTTATGCCCTCCCATCATATCACTACCTGTTTTTTGTCAAACACTTGCAACTTAAAGTCATAACGACTATGATTTATTGAGATAACCCAGAATAAATTGTTAATACTTGTCTATGGTAAGAATTCAAGAAATTCCTTTAAATCAAATTAAACGTCCATTACCA from Okeanomitos corallinicola TIOX110 includes the following:
- a CDS encoding SpoIID/LytB domain-containing protein produces the protein MKIFFWRSSYKLATTFCLIGLTAASSPVQSHPDVELQIGIIQRFGDTPTDKLKLTPTPGDRLKLQFSVNNKPQTLVTANPIELETVMETLPQPKVQEVVVLGDFRTFETAEDSAKNWRDQGIEVEISQPDGWQVWAKREVYSSPLLRRLLLRSIEVSGQKLPYLDTQILEQIPRVSWEINGKRYSDKYLEITTTKNLIRVNDSEKANNNRLYAGRLNLQPNAYGTYSLVNQVPLETYLRGVVPYEIGTKAPTASLEAQAIIARTYALRNVRRFAVDNYELCATTHCQVYNGLNAAAKTTDQAIATTRGMVLTYNNELVDALYSSTTGGVTAYFSDVWNGEDRSYLRPVVDAPNNIWDLSAKNLSDENNFRQFINLKTGFNESKWDVFRWNKQTSVEDITWHLQKFLRAKKSPYANFKTLEAMAVTKRSQSGRILEMGIKTDIGTFTLEKDEIRSAFAAPRSTLFYLQPLNKGTPGIWGYAFVGGGLGHGVGLSQTGAQNLAKLGWSSAKILQFYYPGAELKKLGEEIKPS